The proteins below come from a single Melospiza georgiana isolate bMelGeo1 chromosome 4, bMelGeo1.pri, whole genome shotgun sequence genomic window:
- the RPL3 gene encoding large ribosomal subunit protein uL3 has translation MSHRKFSAPRHGSLGFLPRKRSSRHRGKVKSFPKDDPSKPVHLTAFLGYKAGMTHIVREVDRPGSKVNKKEVVEAVTIIETPPMVIVGIVGYVQTPRGLRSFKTIFAEHISDECKRRFYKNWHKSKKKAFTKYCKKWQDEEGKKQLEKDFNSMKKYCQVIRVMAHTQMRLLPLRQKKSHLMEIQVNGGTVAEKVDWAREKLEQQVPVSTVFGQDEMIDVIGVTKGKGYKGVTSRWHTKKLPRKTHRGLRKVACIGAWHPARVAFSVARAGQKGYHHRTEINKKIYKIGQGYQIKDGKLIKNNASTDYDLSDKSINPLGGFVHYGEVTNDFIMVKGCVVGTKKRVLTLRKSLLVQTKRRALEKIDLKFIDTTSKFGHGRFQTAEEKKAFMGPLKKDRIAKEEAA, from the exons ATG TCTCACCGCAAGTTCTCGGCCCCGAGGCACGGCTCCCTGGGCTTCCTGCCCCGCAAGCGCAGCAGCCGGCACCGCGGCAAGGTCAAGAGCTTTCCCAAAGATGACCCCAGCAAGCCCGTCCATCTCACCGCCTTCCTGGGCTACAAGGCTGGCATGACCCACATTGTCCGCGAGGTGGACAGACCTGGATCCA AGGTGAACAAGaaggaggtggtggaggcagTCACTATAATAGAGACCCCTCCCATGGTCATCGTGGGCATCGTGGGGTACGTGCAGACTCCTCGTGGTCTCCGTAGCTTCAAGACCATCTTTGCTGAGCACATCAGCGATGAGTGCAAGCGCCGCTTCTACAAGAACTG GCACAAATCCAAGAAGAAGGCCTTCACCAAATACTGCAAGAAGTGGCAAGATGAGGAGGGCAAAAAGCAGTTGGAGAAAGATTTCAATAGCATGAAGAAGTACTGCCAGGTTATTAGAGTCATGGCTCACACTCAG ATGCGTTTGCTCCCCCTGAGGCAGAAGAAGTCTCACCTGATGGAGATCCAGGTGAATGGTGGCACTGTTGCTGAGAAGGTGGATTGGGCCCGGGagaagctggagcagcaggtgcCTGTGTCAACAGTCTTTGGCCAGGATGAGATGATAGATGTCATTGGAGTCACCAAGGGCAAGGGATATAAAG GTGTCACCAGCCGCTGGCACACCAAGAAGCTGCCCCGCAAGACTCACCGTGGCCTGCGCAAGGTGGCGTGCATCGGTGCCTGGCACCCCGCCCGCGTGGCCTTCTCCGTGGCACGGGCGGGCCAGAAGGGCTACCACCACCGCACCGAGATCAACAAGAAG ATTTACAAGATTGGCCAAGGTTACCAAATCAAGGATGGAAAGCTGATCAAAAACAATGCATCAACTGATTATGACTTGTCTGACAAGAGCATTAACCCTCTG GGAGGCTTTGTCCACTATGGTGAGGTGACCAATGACTTCATCATGGTGAAGGGCTGTGTTGTGGGCACCAAGAAGAGGGTCCTGACTCTGCGCAAG TCCCTGCTTGTGCAGACCAAGCGCCGGGCCCTGGAGAAGATTGACTTGAAGTTCATTGACACAACCTCCAAATTTGGTCATGGCCGCTTCCAGACAGCTGAGGAGAAGAAGGCTTTCATG ggaCCACTCAAGAAGGATCGCATTGCAAAAGAGGAGGCAGCCTAA